A region from the Natronogracilivirga saccharolytica genome encodes:
- a CDS encoding glycosyltransferase family 4 protein: protein MNKKVTSKETTVERSKGNVLYIIPYPRFFSQHKNVGGHVAHAYGVTSELAEAGYHVRVLMDEKISLMEGPGREITTLPLEKNSIVRRVGWGRRLVRCAREIAASESPEFCYMRYSVGFQNWLPALKKALGNIPLILEVNSFGSQTRGWMAPLEKRFFAYADLVVVISDPVNDAVKKLFGENIAKRTIVVPNGVNPGRFKKWEENLNRKPGKVLKAAYTGLIENWYGLDDVIEGFLKARQIYKGESDLQLHFYGDGPYRQELENRYRDAESIVFHGPKPFEEMPGILGELDILINSDSAQKAYGSPTKMFEYMSTGRPILSARTPQSERLLINGRFGWYYEVGNPDSFAESMLDLIESPEKSKEKALDARRYVENNHTWKQRVESILAGLSQTSADGGIK, encoded by the coding sequence ATGAATAAGAAGGTTACTTCAAAAGAAACAACAGTTGAACGAAGCAAAGGTAATGTACTTTATATTATTCCTTATCCCCGTTTCTTTTCGCAACATAAAAATGTCGGCGGTCATGTTGCACATGCCTATGGCGTAACCTCGGAACTGGCTGAGGCGGGATACCACGTCCGGGTTTTAATGGATGAGAAAATATCCCTGATGGAAGGACCAGGAAGAGAGATTACTACGTTGCCTCTGGAGAAGAATTCCATTGTCCGGAGAGTAGGCTGGGGCCGCAGGCTGGTTCGATGTGCACGGGAAATTGCGGCATCGGAATCTCCGGAATTCTGTTACATGCGATATTCAGTAGGATTTCAGAACTGGCTTCCGGCATTGAAAAAGGCGCTGGGCAATATACCTCTTATACTGGAAGTCAATAGTTTCGGCAGTCAGACAAGAGGCTGGATGGCCCCACTGGAGAAACGTTTTTTTGCTTATGCAGATCTTGTTGTTGTGATATCCGACCCTGTCAATGATGCTGTAAAAAAGTTGTTTGGGGAAAACATCGCAAAAAGAACGATTGTTGTTCCAAATGGCGTCAATCCGGGTCGATTTAAAAAATGGGAGGAAAATCTTAACCGAAAGCCAGGGAAGGTCCTTAAAGCCGCCTATACCGGTCTGATAGAAAATTGGTACGGTCTGGATGATGTTATTGAAGGTTTTTTGAAGGCCCGGCAAATCTATAAAGGTGAAAGCGATCTTCAACTGCATTTTTATGGTGACGGACCGTACCGTCAAGAGCTTGAGAACAGGTATCGTGATGCAGAAAGTATTGTGTTTCACGGCCCCAAACCGTTTGAAGAGATGCCGGGAATTTTAGGTGAACTGGATATTTTGATTAACTCGGATTCAGCTCAGAAAGCATACGGTTCGCCTACTAAGATGTTCGAATACATGTCCACTGGCAGGCCCATTTTGTCTGCCAGGACACCACAATCTGAAAGACTGCTGATTAATGGCAGATTTGGCTGGTATTATGAAGTGGGGAATCCGGATTCCTTTGCTGAATCTATGCTGGACTTAATCGAAAGTCCGGAAAAGTCAAAAGAGAAAGCGCTGGATGCCCGCAGATATGTAGAAAACAATCATACCTGGAAACAGCGGGTGGAGTCCATTCTTGCGGGTTTGAGTCAAACATCCGCTGATGGTGGGATCAAGTAA